The Flavobacterium johnsoniae genomic sequence CCGGACAAATTGTGGGTTATCCTATTTTAGATTTAGAAAACTTCTTTACCGATATTCATAAATATTTGCGTTTTCTAGAAGAATCGATTATTCTGACATTGACAGAATACGGTTTAGAATCGGGTAGAAGCGATGGAGAAACTGGAGTTTGGCTCGGTGTAGGAACTCCGTTTGCACGTAAAATATGCGCAATGGGCGTTCGAGCTTCACGTTGGGTAACGATGCACGGATTTGCATTAAATGTAAATGTAGATTTAGGTTATTTTGATAATATTATTCCGTGCGGAATTCGCGGAAAAGGTGTTACTTCTTTACATGTCGAACTTGGTGTTGAAAAAGTTGAAGAAGAAGAAGTGAAAGCCAAAATTATTAAACATTTAAAAGATTTATTTGAAGCAGAATTTATTTAAAATAAGCCTCTAAATATTATAAACCGCTTCTAGTTTTTGGAGCGGTTTTTTTGTTTTTTCTCTTAAAAAAGGCAATGTTTTCAGTCTAAAAGCTCTTTTTTGAATTTGAAATAGAGTTCGAATAATTAAATAGAAATCGTTTTTTATAAAAATATATTTCAAAAAAATGAAAAAACAATTGGCAAAAGTTAAGATTTTGAAAGGATGGTAAATTATATAACTTATGTAATTGTCTAGTCTATTTGTGCTAAATTTGAAAACATCGCAAGTAAAGTTTAATCAAATCTAACCAAATACCTTATGAGAAAAATCTACTTATTATGTTTTCTATTTATTCTTAATGGTCTTTTTGCTCAGAAGAAAGATAAATTGTATCCAATTACTGCTTACGAAAAAGCATGGCAGGAGAAAAATAGTGATACTCGATTAAAAATGATTAAATCGATTTGGCTCGAAGATAGTACTTTTGAAGATCCTTCGGCATCGATAAAAGGAACGGCAGCTTTTAATAATGTGATAAACGAATTTTACAAAAAATTTCCAGATGCTATTTTATCATCAGGACCAAAGATTATAAAAGACAATTATGTGACTTGGGAATGGAAAATTGTTGACTCGAAAAATAAGCTTATAATGGGCGGTCGAGATTTTGCAAGATTAAACGGAAAAGGGCAAGTCAGTAAAATTATTGGTTTTTGGGATAAAGATGCTGCTTTGTCTGAAGCTGATCTTCTGAAAAATCTAGAAGCAGACAACCAAAAAATAGTTACAAAGTATTATGAATGCCTTTTTAAAACAAGAGATTTTGATGCAATGGCAACTTTGATTGAAGATGGAGCGACTTACTATCAAGCGACAGGTTTGCCTTACGGAGGAACTTTTGTTGGTTTTAGCGAATGGACTAAAATGTTTGCCAAATCAACAGAATTTTTTGAATTGCAAATAGAAAAAGAACCAACTTATTTTAGTTATGCTTCTAAAAATGAAGTGATTATTTATTTCACGATAAGTTGTAAATCTAAAAAATCAGGAAAAAGTATGTCGATGCCAATTTCTGAGCATTTTGATTTAAAAAATGGAAAAATAACGGCAGTTAGACCTTTTTATTACGACACAAAACAGTTTGCAGAATTTTTGAAAAGTAAGAAGTAATTAGTAAAAAGTGAATACTAATTAGTTAAAATAAAAGCGACCTAATTTTAGGTCGCTTTTTTTATTCGAAAAAATTTAATTCGAGTTGTTCCGGTAAAAGCCTAAAACTCATTCTATGGTATTTTGTAGTACCATATTTTTTAATTGCTTCTCGATGTTCTTTAGTCGGATAGCCTTTGTTTTTTTTCCAATTGTACATTGGGAATTCTTCATGAATTTGATCCATATATTCATCACGATAGGTTTTGGCTAATACAGAGGCTGCAGCAATACTCAAATATTTGCCATCTCCTTTTATAATGCTCTTATTTGGGATAGATTTTAGCAAAGTAATTTCTTCAGCAGTAAATTGTCTTCCAAATGTATTTTTAAGTCCTAATTTGGCATTTATAGCACGATTTCCGTCTACAATAATATATTCTGGAATGTGCTTGAGTTTTAAGATGCATTCTTGCATTCCTTTCATAGAAGCATTTAAGATATTTATTTCATCAATTTCATCTGGAAATAAATGAGTAACCGCAAAACATAAAGCTTCTTTTTCTATAATTGGTCTTAAAAGTGCTCTAGTTTTTTCAGACAGCTGTTTACTGTCGTTTAATATTTGATTCTCAAAATGTTCTGGTAAAATTATAGCTGCGGCTGTAACTGGTCCGGCAAGACATCCGCGGCCGGCTTCGTCGGTTCCAGTTTCTAAAATAAACCCTGAGAAATTTTTTTCGAGCATTTTTTTTGTTTTGAAACGCAAATATTATGATTTTTTGAAAATTGACCTAAAATATGAAGTTCAAAAAAATATCAAGAAGTTTTTTAATGATTTAAAAACAAGTATTGCAACGGGTAATTTTTGCTTTTTTTTCTAAAATTAGAAATTGTTTTTAGTTTTTAAGTTCTGTAAATCAGATAAAAGCTACATTTTTTTTTGGTTTTTAATGATGATGTATTGTTGTTTTTCATGAAGAAAAAAAGAAAACGCTAGAAAAAAAGCAAAAAAGGAGTTGAAAACAGTTCTAAAATTAAGTTTTTGTTAAGATATTATTTATTAATAAAGGCTGGAGCAACTCGAAAAAGCTGATATTGTTATGCTTAAAATGTTAATTTTGTGTTAAAATTAAGAGTTAACAAAAAAACATTTTTAACCATTTTGTTACATATAACTAGGTGTAAGCGTGAAACTGTTGTATTATTAATTGCTTTTGTTAAGGAAACATTAAAAAGATATTAAAAGCTACCTATAAACTGTTTGTTATTTTAAGAAAAATTTATGATGTTTGCGAAATACTAATTCAAAATAACTTAAAATGAAATTAAACTTAAAATGGATTTTTTTCTTTTTAACAACATTATCAATGCAGTTGATGATGGCGCAAGAAAGAAACATCAAAGGAGTTGTAACGGATGCTAGTGGTCCTGCTCCAGGAGTAAATGTAACTGTTCAAGGTACAAAACAAGGTGTTCAGACTGATTTTGATGGAACATATTCAGTAAAAGCACAAACAGGAGACGTTATCATTTTTTCATTTATAGGAATGGAAGAAAAAAGGGTTACTGTTGGGACTTCAAATCAGATTGATGTAAGTATGATCTCAGCCTCTAAGACTCTTGAGGAAGTTGTGATTGTAGCTTATGGTAGACAAAAAGCAAAGTCTATCGTAGGATCAGTTGCAACTTTAGGTTCTGATGTCCTTCTAAAGCAACAAGCAACAAACGTTATGACTGCATTACAAGGTAGTGTTGCAGGGGTGAATATTATTGCTGCTGGTGGTATGCCAGGTGAAAATCCAACGATTCGTATTAGAGGTGTGAATTCTATTAATGCTTCGGCAGAACCATTAATTGTTTTGGATGGAGCTCCTTTTAGTGGAAATATTAACTCTATTAGTGCTGATCAAGTAGAATCAATGACTGTTTTGAAAGATGCGTCTTCTACTGCATTGTATGGTTCAAGAGGAGCTAATGGTGTAATCTTAATTACTACTAAGAGAGGTAAATTTGATTCAGCTCCAAAAGTGAACTTTACAACAACTGTTGGTTTTGCAGATAATGCAGTGCCTTTGCATAAGCGTGTTAGCACTGATGATTATATGAAATTAAATTGGGAAGCAATTAGAAATTCAAACCAATACGTTAGTGGGCAAACTGCAGCAACAGCGGGTGTGAATGCGTCTAATAGTTTAATATCTTCTATAGGTTATAATCCATATGGAGTTGCTAATCCTGTTGATGCTAACGGTAATTTAGTTACGACTAATAAATTGTGGGATACTGATTGGGAAGGTCTAATGTTGAATAATGCAGCAGTAAGATCAGAACATACTTTATCTTTTTCTGGAGGTAGTTCAAATACAAGATATAATTTTACTTCAAACTATTTGTCTCAAGAAGGAAATGTTGTTACATCAAAATTTGAAAGAATAAACTCTAGATTAACTGTTGATACTAAGATCAATAACTGGATGAAGGCTGGTGTTACAATGTTTTACTCTACATCAAAACAAAATTTCCCTTCACAAAGTGGTTCTAGTTTTCAAAGTTCTATTCAGTGGATTTATAATGTTCCGTCTGTTTATCCAGTATACAGACATGATGCAAGTGGTAACTTAGTTTATGATGGAAATGGAAACAAAATCTTCGATTATGGAGGAGGTGTAGTTGGACAAAGTGTAAACGCGACAAGACCAACTTTTAATAATGAAAATGCATATGGTTCGCTATATATGTATAAAGTAGGATATGATAGAGATAATTATACTGCTAACGGTTATTTAGAGTTTGATATCACAAAAGATTTAACTTTTAAGACTAACTTAGCTTATGATAAGTATCTATATGATTCTTATAATTATGCAAGTAATGAAGTTGGTTATGCTTCAAGTGTTGGAGGACGTGTAACTCAGAACAGAAATATAACAACAGGAGTGAATTTTATTAATAGTTTAAACTACAAGAAAACTTTCGGGAAGCATGGTTTCAATGCAGATTTAATCCAAGAGGCATACCAGTTTAAAATAGATGCAATGGGAGCTCAAGGAGAAGGTTTTTTACCAGGAGTTTATGTTTTAGGAGGTAGTACAAATCCAACATCAGTTTCTGGATATGTTTCAGAAGAGCGTATTTCTAGTTATTTAGGCCGTTTAGCTTATAATTATGATGAGAAATATTTCATTGAAGGTTCTTTCAGAAGAGATGGTTCTTCTAGATTTAATAGTGATGTTAGATGGGGTAGCTTTTATGCTATTGGAGGATCTTGGTTGATTTCTCAGGAAAATTTCCTTAAAAATAGTAAAGTAATTAGTGATTTGAAATTAAGAGGATCTTATGGTGAATTAGGTAACCGTAGTACTCTTAATAGTGATGGTACAGATAATTATTTCCCATACCAACAATTATTTGCGACAGGTTGGAATGAGGGAGATAATACTGGTGTTGTATTAGGAAGTGCAGTAGACCCATTGTTAACTTGGGAAAAAAACAAGACTACAGATATTGGATTAGATTTTGGTTTATTTAATAATAGAATTACAGCTACTGTGGATTATTATGATAAAAAATCAAAAGATTTGATATACAATAAGCCGTTACCAGGATCTACAGGTAATACAGGAGTAACAACAAATGTTGGAGGAATTAGAAATTATGGATGGGAATTTGCTTTGAATACCAGAAATATCGAAACTAAAAATTTTGTTTGGAATACTAACATAAACGTATCTACAAATAAGAATGAAATAACAGAGTTGACTCAAGAAAGCTTTATTAACGGAACTAAACGTTGGGCAGTTGGTAAGTCATTGTATGATTTTTATATTCAAGAGTGGGCTGGTGTAGATCCAGCAACAGGTTACGGAATGTGGTACAAAGATGTTTTAGGTGCTGATGGTAAACCAACAGGTGAGCGTGAAACAACAAAAGTTTATGCTCAAGCAACTAGATATGATGTTGGAAAATCATCTTTGCCTGATTTTGTAGGAGGTATGACGAATTATTTCAGATACAAAAATATTGATTTGAATATTTTATTTAATTTTAGCGTTGGTTCTTATGTATACGATAGTTCTTATGCAAGTTTGCAGGCAGGCTATAAGAGTGCAGGTAGAGCAGTTAGTGTAGATGCGTTAAATAGATGGCAAGCGCCTGGAGACATTACAGATGTGCCATTGTTGTTAGCTTCAAATAATGATTTTAATACAACATCAACTAGATTCTTATACAAAAATGATTATGTAAGATTAAAAGCATTGAATTTTGGTTATAATTTTCCAAGTAGTTTAATTGAAAAAGTTAATTTATCAAAATTACGTTTATATTTCCAAGGTGATAATTTATTGACTTTCCAATCTCATAAAGGGATTGATCCTGAGCAAAACTTTGCTGGAACTACTGATAGTAGATCATACAACTTAAGAGTCGTTTCATTTGGTTTAAATGTAGAATTTTAATATAAAAAAAGATGAAGAAAAATATTATATCAAAAGTAGTTATTGCTTTTATGGCAATGATGATGTTGGTGGGATGTAGTGAGGAGTTTTTAGACGAACCAAAACCTACAGAGGGTGTTCCGGAGACTGTAATTTTTGCATCACGTGACGGAGTTGAGGCCTTTATTTCTGGTATTATGAGTAGATTCAGAGGGCAATATACATCTACTGATTCTGCAGGATTGAATTCAATTTTCTTTGCTAGATCAGTAAAAGGAAATGATTTAATCCAAGCTGATAACTGGTTTGGTTTTGACTATGCTAATGATAATAGAGAGCCTACATACAGAAGAACAGTTTTTTCTTGGAACTATTCTTTCTATATGGTAAATCAAGCAAATGCATTAATTAATGGTGTAGAAAAAAGTACAGCTCTTACTGAGGCTGATAAGGTTGAATTAGCTGCCTATGGTTATGCATTAAGAGGTTTCTTTTATCATCAATTGGTTTTAGAGTTTTGTCCAACCTATGCTGCTGGTACAAGTTTTCCTGCTCCGCCTATTTATACTGAATTGTCTCAAACAGGTAATCCAATGTCAACAGTAGGTGAAGTATATGATTTTATTGTTTCTGATTTGCAAAAAGCAGTAGCTGGATTAAAAGATACAAGATTAGGAAAAACTTATATTAATAAGCCTGTTGCAAACGCTATTTTAGCTCAGGTTTATCAAGCAATGGGAAATAAATGGCCAGAAGCTGAAGCTGCAGCTAAAGCGGCTTACGGTGGAAATCCAACAGCAGTTTTAAACGCTGCTCAATATAGTACAGGATTTGATAATGTTGACAATACAGAATGGTTATGGGGTAGTGCTAATCGCGCTGATCAAAGTAACTATTACTTTAATGCTCCAGCTTCTATGATGGATCATTTGACAACTTCATATTCTGCAACATATATTAATAATGATTTCGTAAATTTATTTTCTGCTACTGATGTTAGAAGAAGATTTCAAAGAAAGAGTGCTGCAATAACGAGTACAGCTGATTTCAGATATTGGATCTCTACTAAATTTAAGTTTACTTTTGAGGGTGATAATTCAATCATTAGAACTCCAGAAATGATATTGATTGAAGCTGAAGCTAAATTTAGACAAGGTTTAACAGCTGATGCTCATAATTTATTGTACGTTTTGCAAAAAAACAGAGATGTTAATGCTGTGAAGTCTACTAATACTGGAGATGCCTTATTAAATGAAATTTTAGTTGAAAGAAGAAAAGAGCTTTACGGAGAATGTGGTGTTGAATGGTTTGACGCTAAACGTTTGAGAAGAGCTATCACTAGAACTGGTAATCATAGAATTGGTGCTGCTGCAAATTTAGCAGTAGATGATAAAAAATTCTTCTTGAAAATTCCTCAAGCTGAAATTGATGCTAATGAATTTATCGATGGTTCGGTAAACGACGGACGATAATTCTTTTAGTTAATTTAATAATAAAGCCGAGTTTGTTTTTCAAACTCGGCTTTATCTTTTTACATTTGCAGGATATATTTATCTAAATTATGAAGCATTTAGCAAGAAGTTTATTTTTATTCGGTTTTTGTTTATTTTCAACTATATTGTTTTCTCAAGAAAAAAAAACTGCTCCTAAAAAGGATTTAGATATGAATACGGAATATTCTAGTATTACAGATACCGTAAAGAAGAAAAAAGCCAAAATAGCAACTATAGACCAATATAAGATAGTCACTTTAGAGCATGATACTATTTATGCAGATACTTCGCTAACAATAAAAAGTGCTTACAGACAGAATCATCTTAGAAAAGATCTTTTTGGACTTTTAGAGTTTTCTAATATCGGCCAGCCATTAAATACCTTACAATATAGTTTGACAAGTTTTTCTCCGTATCCAGAAATTGGTTTTACAGGGAAACATTCCAATTATATGCAAGCAGATCAGATTCGATATTATTCGGCCGCAACGCCATTTACAGAATTGTTTTTTAATACTACAATTAATAAAGGACAGAACGTAGATTCTTTTATTACTTTAAATACATCCAAAAATCTTAATTTCTCAATTGCCTACAAAGGTTTAAGATCTGAAGGAGATTATATAAATCAATTGGTTAGTGCTGGTAATTTCAGATTTACAACTAGTTATGCTACAACCAGCAGACGTTATGCAATCAATATGCATTTTG encodes the following:
- a CDS encoding ribonuclease HII yields the protein MLEKNFSGFILETGTDEAGRGCLAGPVTAAAIILPEHFENQILNDSKQLSEKTRALLRPIIEKEALCFAVTHLFPDEIDEINILNASMKGMQECILKLKHIPEYIIVDGNRAINAKLGLKNTFGRQFTAEEITLLKSIPNKSIIKGDGKYLSIAAASVLAKTYRDEYMDQIHEEFPMYNWKKNKGYPTKEHREAIKKYGTTKYHRMSFRLLPEQLELNFFE
- a CDS encoding nuclear transport factor 2 family protein, which encodes MRKIYLLCFLFILNGLFAQKKDKLYPITAYEKAWQEKNSDTRLKMIKSIWLEDSTFEDPSASIKGTAAFNNVINEFYKKFPDAILSSGPKIIKDNYVTWEWKIVDSKNKLIMGGRDFARLNGKGQVSKIIGFWDKDAALSEADLLKNLEADNQKIVTKYYECLFKTRDFDAMATLIEDGATYYQATGLPYGGTFVGFSEWTKMFAKSTEFFELQIEKEPTYFSYASKNEVIIYFTISCKSKKSGKSMSMPISEHFDLKNGKITAVRPFYYDTKQFAEFLKSKK
- the lipB gene encoding lipoyl(octanoyl) transferase LipB — translated: MNKKIQLQDLGKKDYKSTWEYQEEIFKDIVDLKIKNRREELDLPTPNYLLFVEHPHVYTLGKSGDLENLLLNEKQLEAKGATFYKINRGGDITYHGPGQIVGYPILDLENFFTDIHKYLRFLEESIILTLTEYGLESGRSDGETGVWLGVGTPFARKICAMGVRASRWVTMHGFALNVNVDLGYFDNIIPCGIRGKGVTSLHVELGVEKVEEEEVKAKIIKHLKDLFEAEFI
- a CDS encoding RagB/SusD family nutrient uptake outer membrane protein, with protein sequence MKKNIISKVVIAFMAMMMLVGCSEEFLDEPKPTEGVPETVIFASRDGVEAFISGIMSRFRGQYTSTDSAGLNSIFFARSVKGNDLIQADNWFGFDYANDNREPTYRRTVFSWNYSFYMVNQANALINGVEKSTALTEADKVELAAYGYALRGFFYHQLVLEFCPTYAAGTSFPAPPIYTELSQTGNPMSTVGEVYDFIVSDLQKAVAGLKDTRLGKTYINKPVANAILAQVYQAMGNKWPEAEAAAKAAYGGNPTAVLNAAQYSTGFDNVDNTEWLWGSANRADQSNYYFNAPASMMDHLTTSYSATYINNDFVNLFSATDVRRRFQRKSAAITSTADFRYWISTKFKFTFEGDNSIIRTPEMILIEAEAKFRQGLTADAHNLLYVLQKNRDVNAVKSTNTGDALLNEILVERRKELYGECGVEWFDAKRLRRAITRTGNHRIGAAANLAVDDKKFFLKIPQAEIDANEFIDGSVNDGR
- a CDS encoding SusC/RagA family TonB-linked outer membrane protein, coding for MKLNLKWIFFFLTTLSMQLMMAQERNIKGVVTDASGPAPGVNVTVQGTKQGVQTDFDGTYSVKAQTGDVIIFSFIGMEEKRVTVGTSNQIDVSMISASKTLEEVVIVAYGRQKAKSIVGSVATLGSDVLLKQQATNVMTALQGSVAGVNIIAAGGMPGENPTIRIRGVNSINASAEPLIVLDGAPFSGNINSISADQVESMTVLKDASSTALYGSRGANGVILITTKRGKFDSAPKVNFTTTVGFADNAVPLHKRVSTDDYMKLNWEAIRNSNQYVSGQTAATAGVNASNSLISSIGYNPYGVANPVDANGNLVTTNKLWDTDWEGLMLNNAAVRSEHTLSFSGGSSNTRYNFTSNYLSQEGNVVTSKFERINSRLTVDTKINNWMKAGVTMFYSTSKQNFPSQSGSSFQSSIQWIYNVPSVYPVYRHDASGNLVYDGNGNKIFDYGGGVVGQSVNATRPTFNNENAYGSLYMYKVGYDRDNYTANGYLEFDITKDLTFKTNLAYDKYLYDSYNYASNEVGYASSVGGRVTQNRNITTGVNFINSLNYKKTFGKHGFNADLIQEAYQFKIDAMGAQGEGFLPGVYVLGGSTNPTSVSGYVSEERISSYLGRLAYNYDEKYFIEGSFRRDGSSRFNSDVRWGSFYAIGGSWLISQENFLKNSKVISDLKLRGSYGELGNRSTLNSDGTDNYFPYQQLFATGWNEGDNTGVVLGSAVDPLLTWEKNKTTDIGLDFGLFNNRITATVDYYDKKSKDLIYNKPLPGSTGNTGVTTNVGGIRNYGWEFALNTRNIETKNFVWNTNINVSTNKNEITELTQESFINGTKRWAVGKSLYDFYIQEWAGVDPATGYGMWYKDVLGADGKPTGERETTKVYAQATRYDVGKSSLPDFVGGMTNYFRYKNIDLNILFNFSVGSYVYDSSYASLQAGYKSAGRAVSVDALNRWQAPGDITDVPLLLASNNDFNTTSTRFLYKNDYVRLKALNFGYNFPSSLIEKVNLSKLRLYFQGDNLLTFQSHKGIDPEQNFAGTTDSRSYNLRVVSFGLNVEF